A stretch of Pomacea canaliculata isolate SZHN2017 linkage group LG6, ASM307304v1, whole genome shotgun sequence DNA encodes these proteins:
- the LOC112566447 gene encoding LOW QUALITY PROTEIN: glutamate receptor ionotropic, kainate 2-like (The sequence of the model RefSeq protein was modified relative to this genomic sequence to represent the inferred CDS: inserted 3 bases in 2 codons; deleted 2 bases in 2 codons), whose translation MTSRHWRRLSTFFLLGLVLLQCARCLTEIITLGVLFGEGEEHESIENAFRYAVYRINHDKDLLKDVRLAYDFQHVPSNDSFLASRKVCSQVEKNPVAIFGPRSETIAAYVNSMCTSLQIPHLEMRLDASEVMATQAMSVNLHPSPTELGKALTDLIAYYGWDQILIVYERRTDLSKVQSVIRGDFHQKIDTFVRQVDIRNMRSVLKEAKMNKWKRILVDLPVDATSLFLKMALQEGMIDPYHHYILTNLDIECFDMEDFRHNYVNLTGFRVVDPEDKRTEAIMRDMGIYELQTDLQLINTTGCSFLRHEVALMYDAVYLLAQALERYEQHVVLHPVNTSCDDPVQWPSGRSLYTYLNQMTIKGLSGDVRLXDGRRFDLKLDVLQLKTKGLVKAGTWQYLTGLNMSRAEKSQGSPFGNKTLIVTTVKPDVHPRLIVTSLMEAPFLMSTQAPNAKEKYEGFIIDLLNDLSAMVDFLYDIVLVPDNNYGAKNDSSGEWNGMVREVMEGRADLAVAPLTINYVREEVIDFTKPFLNLGISILFKVPDREKPGLFSFLNPLAAEIWLYLIGAYLLVSFTIFVLARFSPYEWYNPHPCNPDTDEVENTFNLANSFWFTVGXLMQQGSDVNPRAVSTRIVGGIWWFFTLIIISSYTANLAAFLTVERMVSPIESVEDLAKQTAISYGTRKSGSTFSFFKDSKIDTYKKMYAYMKEHPEAMMETYEEGIKRVLKGNYAFFMENTMIEYQVQRECKLMQIGGLLDSKGYGIGTPMNSPYRDRLSMAILELQENGRIQMLYNKWWKDTGTCVRDDDNKGSKANALGVQNVGGIFVVLMGGLTLAVIVAICEFVWKSRKNAREDRVHMSTKKVGRGNGHHPQRSLCSEMAQELRFAVKCVGSSRKPKFKRRCSKCKKGKDCDDASHVCDVPLTDSANGIIQLRDVRRSPGPSTANRRYNSDFSRPKDYSGEYLHVDYSDGEV comes from the exons TGTGCAGTCAGGTAGAGAAGAACCCTGTGGCAATATTCGGGCCTCGTTCTGAAACTATCGCAGCTTACGTCAACTCCATGTGCACCTCGCTTCAGATCCCGCACCTGGAAATGAGGCTGGACGCCAGTGAGGTCATGGCCACTCAGGCCATGTCCGTGAACCTTCACCCAAGCCCCACGGAGCTG GGAAAGGCTCTGACAGACCTGATCGCGTACTATGGCTGGGATCAGATCCTCATTGTCTACGAGAGAAGGACAG ACCTTTCTAAGGTTCAGAGCGTCATCAGAGGCGACTTTCATCAGAAGATAGACACTTTCGTGCGGCAGGTGGACATCAGGAACATGCGCAGTGTCCTTAAAGAAGCCAAGATGAACAAATGGAAACGAATTCTGGTGGATCTCCCGGTCGACGCAACCagtctttttctgaaaatg GCTCTTCAGGAAGGCATGATTGATCCATATCACCATTATATTCTTACCAAcctg GATATCGAGTGTTTTGACATGGAAGACTTCCGTCACAACTACGTGAATCTTACGGGGTTTCGCGTCGTTGATCCCGAGGATAAAAGAACGGAGGCCATCATGAGAGACATGGGGATATACGAGCTTCAGACAGATCTGCAGCTTATTAATACAACGGGCTGCTCATTTTTACGA cacgAGGTGGCGCTGATGTATGACGCGGTGTATCTTCTCGCCCAAGCGCTCGAGCGTTACGAACAACATGTCGTCTTACATCCGGTCAACACGAGTTGTGACGACCCTGTGCAGTGGCCCTCGGGCCGTTCTCTCTATACATATCTCAACCAG ATGACCATCAAAGGGTTATCTGGTGATGTGCGAC AAGATGGAAGACGGTTTGATCTAAAATTAGATGTCCTTCAGCTCAAGACAAAAGGGCTTGtcaag GCTGGCACTTGGCAGTACCTCACTGGTCTCAACATGAGTCGAGCTGAAAAAAGTCAAGGTTCTCCTTTTGGTAACAAAACTCTGATTGTTACCACTGTCAAG CCAGATGTACATCCTCGTCTTATTGTGACGTCGTTGATG GAAGCGCCCTTCCTGATGTCCACTCAGGCAccaaatgcaaaagaaaaatacgaAGGATTCATCATCGACCTTCTCAATGATTTGTCCGCCATGGTGGACTTCCTGTATGACATTGTCTTGGTGCCAGACAACAACTATGGGGCAAAGAATGACAGCAGTGGAGAGTGGAACGGAATGGTTCGGGAGGTGATGGAGGGG AGAGCTGACCTGGCAGTAGCTCCTCTAACCATCAACTACGTGAGGGAAGAAGTTATCGACTTCACGAAACCATTCCTCAATCTCGGCATCTCCATCTTGTTCAAGGTTCCTGACCGCGAGAAACCAGGCCTCTTCTCT TTCCTCAATCCCCTGGCGGCCGAAATATGGTTGTACCTGATAGGAGCCTACCTGCTGGTCAGCTTCACAATATTTGTCTTGGCCAGGTTTAGTCCCTACGAGTGGTACAACCCGCATCCCTGCAACCCGGACACGGATGAGGTGGAGAACACCTTCAACCTGGCCAACAGCTTCTGGTTCACTGTAGG TCTCATGCAGCAAGGGTCGGATGTCAACCCCAGGGCCGTGTCCACTCGCATCGTAGGGGGCATATGGTGgttctttacattaattattaTCTCGTCATACACGGCCAACTTAGCTGCTTTCCTCACCGTCGAGAGGATGGTGTCACCCATCGAGAGCGTGGAAGACCTGGCAAAGCAGACGGCCATCTCCTACGGCACGAGGAAAAGCGGGTCAACCTTTTCGTTTTTTAAA GATTCCAAGATCGACACctacaaaaaaatgtatgccTACATGAAGGAGCACCCGGAGGCCATGATGGAGACCTACGAGGAGGGTATCAAGCGGGTACTGAAGGGTAACTACGCCTTTTTCATGGAGAACACAATGATTGAGTACCAGGTGCAAAGAGAATGCAAACTCATGCAGATCGGCGGCCTCCTGGACTCCAAGGGCTACGGCATCGGAACTCCaatga ACTCGCCTTACCGCGACCGGCTGTCCATGGCCATCCTGGAGCTGCAAGAAAACGGAAGGATTCAGATGCTGTACAACAAATGGTGGAAGGACACCGGCACATGCGTTCGTGATGACGACAACAAGGGGTCAAAGGCCAACGCCCTCGGAGTGCAAAACGTGGGCGGCATCTTCGTCGTCCTCATGGGCGGCCTCACCTTGGCTGTCATCGTCGCCATCTGCGAGTTCGTGTGGAAGTCGAGGAAAAATGCGAGAGAGGACCGG GTACACATGTCAACAAAGAAGGTAGGAAGAGGAAATGGGCACCATCCTCAG CGCTCCCTCTGTTCCGAGATGGCCCAGGAACTGAGGTTCGCTGTCAAGTGCGTGGGTTCATCGCGGAAGCCAAAGTTCAAACGGCGCTGTTCCAAGTGCAAAAAGGGCAAAGACTGTGACGACGCGTCACATGTGTGTGACGTGCCCTTAACGGACTCGGCCAACGGGATCATCCAGCTGCGGGACGTGCGACGGTCCCCGGGGCCCTCGACGGCCAACAGACGCTACAACAGTGACTTCTCACGACCCAAGGACTACTCAGGGGAGTACCTCCACGTGGACTACAGTGACGGGGAGGTGTGA